The genomic interval acaaaagatctACCATTGGATCAAAAAggtatttttaatactatattgagatttaaatatgatatttaaatgatatttaaatttttttcattaaaataatttatgaaaataatgctatgaatataaattattgaatataattattgaaataattatattaattataataaaagtaatattattttatttacagcaATTGGAGAAGTTccaaaatatatgttttcacCTCCCCATACTAGATCAAAAACTACAACTTCCGATCTTCGTAGGTGGTTACTTttcaattagattaatttgcttttttttttaagcatgTTATTAGCTTACTTTTTTACCATTATTCCATCAAATAGTTTTAAGACTTTTCACATTCTATGCTCTATAACAAGTGCATTTCATTTATACTTTTACTAAAGCGGCTaagaatttaatgatttatgctttttaaatattttaaatacgcaaatttaatatagatttttttcattattattatacaggaagataaatttcattccgATATTGAGTGATGATGAAGATGAGGGAGAAGATGGAAAAGAAACACAGAATATTATACGAAAAACCACAGAAATGAGAAAGCCAGgttattatattcgatgtaGAACCAAATTTGTGCTACCCATGAGATCAAAACAtacatcaaattaaataattgtaattttatgaatattttttaaactcccTTTTTTGCTCAATCGTACATTCAATATTgtccaattttaaataattcacaacTTACAATATATGATAGATAATATACAGTGCTTTCTTCCAAATAATATGTACagttatatgtaaaaaaatatgcagTTGTTTTTCGAAATACTTGGTTGCACAGGGAGAAAAAgatgaattagaaattataatatgtggGACCATGTGAAACGAAACTTTTGTTACATCATAATGATGCAAAGTTTATCACAGAGcaagattaatttctaaaatatacaaCAAAAGAAGCAGGTAGTTTTTTgctatcaatttaataatattcagtaTAAGGTATATTTTATCAGTAAGTAATCTCATATGATGTTAATTGTATactaacataatattttgcaaagtatattttttaaaattaatgttttatgtaaaagattattttgtataatctataaactttttttgtttaattagtttaattaacatttttgcgCCATAAAATGAAGTGTTTTGTTCTAATTAGAGCCATTAAGTTCCTAAATGTGTGGACAACTGTACAGAAAAGATCTTTCACTGACTTATATTTTCGGAGTATTAAAACagcaaagaatttcaaaaatgtattataaaaaacaaaaataattagcaTATTCTGTAAATTGTAAAactaattacttttatattcatatggcaaatatatttgttacttTAAAttgatcctttctttttatcgtaatAAGTTCATGGAATGAATTATTGTCGTGTATTTGTACGGggaattttgatgaaaatgtGTATCATaactttgtaaataatttattaatataccaTGTATAGAGCTGTATTCAtacaataaatgtaaaaaagaattaatattatcactattgaataaatttccaatcaCCATAAATAATGAGTTAAGCTTAAATATTGaagcaatattaaataataatactataaatactGCGcgtctatattataatagattagtaaaaattataacataatcattaaatttgttttttaaaataaagattattaaatttacgaaGCACTTTTTTTATAGCACGCATTCGTaacttcatttttcaaatatttaaaaaaaaaatatatattctcatgTTGCTAATACTAAACTTTGTCTAATGTAAAATGAACGTTATGAATGTCTTCTTTGGCAGTAAGTTATTCTTGGTTTTgccttaaataattaaaagaaaaaatattgctcTAAGAAAAAGACAATGAGAATgcatatattagatatatagtaaatttaGAGAGCagtatttatgtttaattaaaatctttagatCATTTAATATTCAGTCTAAATTGTCAATATTTGtacattattacttatttaatataattaaatatagtaactgaatcttctttttttaattttaattctgattGTCTATCtactatttgtttttattatttctttctttttgcataattttttttttgatattattaatatatataactgtcaatatattattttcaattcgataaatatatatagaaaaaggcagatttaaaatttaggaCGGtgcaatttgttaataaattgatgaattattgatattcgTCGATTTCTTACACCGTATCATTTTAAAAggcacatttatttttatattgctttCGTTAACTATATTTCGTCGTAAACGAaggatacaaatttaattctattttgtattgatttttaagttgcatatataataagaatttctaTGAaacttatgataaataaaatatcatttcttcatggcaacgaaaaaaaatatcaaaaaatatttcattaaaaaaacagACTATTTCTATTGTTGTTTGCAACCATCTTTCACTCGACGTTTATGCTTTTCTTCATGAGTTTGGGACGGAGATTGCATTTGATTTCTTCGTTGTCCTTGGATGGGCATGTAACATGGAACATCATCATTCATAAGCTCCTGTGGTGGTGTAGGCAATGCATATGTAGGACTTACTGTACTGCTTGAACTACTTGaagtatttttatgtatatttccaTTATATGTAGGATCAATAATTGCAGCCACATTTTGCACTtctcttatattttcaattgaatcaTCTAGTGTTTGTATTTCTTCAGGATCAGGATATGGAGGATAATTTAAAGACTGTTGTATTCTAGTCTTACTTTGCACATTCTTCAATTCTAATCTATCAGGTCGTTGAGGTTTCTCTGTGAGATTTTGCTCTTCTAATTCTTGAAGTTGTTGACGTTCCAATTTTCTTTGTCTAGCTTTTTGTCTagcttttcttatttttgcacGTTCTTTTTCTTGAAGCATTCGTGCTAGTTCAGCATCCTGTGCTTCCATTGCAATTTTttgatctaataataattgctcATTAACAGGATCATCATGGTTACTTATAgcactttcttcttcttcttgctgCAATTTTCTTGCTAattcctttatttaaaaaaatagattaaattatgataatgcaTATTagtaagtataaaattaaaatatctttaaataccTCATCTTTCTCTTCTTGAATATGTCGTTCAATTTCAAGCTGTGCAGCTTCGTCATCCAACCTCAATTGCAGTCTCATTTGTTCTTGTAATTCTCGTTCTCGTTGTCTTTCTTCACGTTCTAAAGATAATGCAATCTGTTTTGCAACAAGTgcatctctttcttctctaaaaataaaaatatttaaatgcaaaataataaatatttaataaatagttgaaaatataaatactaacTGCTGCTGAATGTAGGATTGATATTTGAGAGTTTCCAATTCTTGTTCAACTTTAGCTCTTGGTAAATCTTCTCTGACTTGTGCATTACGCATTTTGTTGCTAGAGTAATGTTCTCTAACTATAAAACATAAACATAATGCTAGAATAAAatcagtaatattttataaatgatctaATCTTACTTTCTTCATCCTGTAAACGATATGCGAGAGCTCCATCCTCATGCACCAGCCATTCACGACATACTGcaacatttttaaacaaacgaTTATtaggattaattaaatgagttattttaatagagaATGACAggagatattcaaaaaaagaaattacctTCATTTACCCGACCTGCTTTTGGCAATGTGTCAGAACTCAATACAGATTTTGCCATTTctcattgattattatttattacttaacaaatagatatttctttccaattttcttgtTTACAACCACCTTACAGAAAACATACGTTGTTTTCTCTCCATCTTGAATAGCAATAGAATACATTCATGTATTAGTGCCGTtctcattatatatatgcatttctCCTTTCATAGTCATATAAGAATGTATCTAAACACATTGAAGACGTAGTACAAGACAtgaatacacatatatatcgaCACACTTTTGTGCAGcttcttattaaatacaacTGATagtaaataatgttatttatgagttttaaaattatatgtttattttcttaataatattcgatgttaataaataactattcattatttaaaaaatatattaaatttttatttttagtttttatagatataaataatataatataataaatataataaataatattgaaaatatttataaaaattaaatttttagaaaattattatagaaattattaggtTAAATCCATCACTActttacataaaatacataGCTATagagtagtaatagtagtagtagtagtatttCTGCTAAGAGTAGTACATTAGTAATAAGGCAAGTGTACTCATGTCAAACATTAGTGAAGTGGATAGATATTTAAgacttttctatattaatatctctcttaaaaattacttagtaatataatctaattgaataaatgatttacttttcataaaaaaagaaaaataaaatttcttcatttaaaat from Apis mellifera strain DH4 linkage group LG8, Amel_HAv3.1, whole genome shotgun sequence carries:
- the LOC411435 gene encoding coiled-coil domain-containing protein 50 translates to MAKSVLSSDTLPKAGRVNEVCREWLVHEDGALAYRLQDEEIREHYSSNKMRNAQVREDLPRAKVEQELETLKYQSYIQQQEERDALVAKQIALSLEREERQRERELQEQMRLQLRLDDEAAQLEIERHIQEEKDEELARKLQQEEEESAISNHDDPVNEQLLLDQKIAMEAQDAELARMLQEKERAKIRKARQKARQRKLERQQLQELEEQNLTEKPQRPDRLELKNVQSKTRIQQSLNYPPYPDPEEIQTLDDSIENIREVQNVAAIIDPTYNGNIHKNTSSSSSSTVSPTYALPTPPQELMNDDVPCYMPIQGQRRNQMQSPSQTHEEKHKRRVKDGCKQQ